One genomic region from Leptospira inadai serovar Lyme str. 10 encodes:
- a CDS encoding helix-turn-helix transcriptional regulator codes for MKMRGGKGELQISELRTPTVKVIIAPETLKGMPGVEMIAFGADGNSAIIYKKLIKHLPEREVFAKAASLTIVCRGKKRITSSGGDFFELGENEAIFLPPDLYMISELLPAKGGVFESYIFFFQDSLIEEFLKTKRVRLVSDSVGDLFRIPYGGGLKLYAENLRPLFASLGRKSDGLLRIKLLEALQIFASSDKTGIFPDWLFKVSKDRHRDLKGFMEKNFDKPLTVEDFAALTGRSISSFQRDFKRRYGISPKKWLISRRLEKAKRLLEIGGTGVADAALVIGYENTSHFIRAFQNQYGVTPGEFLKNRGLVV; via the coding sequence ATGAAAATGAGAGGCGGTAAAGGCGAGTTACAGATTTCTGAATTGCGGACTCCGACGGTAAAAGTCATCATTGCGCCCGAAACGTTGAAAGGAATGCCCGGAGTCGAAATGATCGCTTTCGGAGCCGACGGGAATTCCGCAATTATTTATAAAAAGTTAATAAAGCATCTTCCGGAACGCGAAGTCTTTGCCAAGGCCGCTTCACTTACGATCGTATGTCGCGGTAAAAAAAGGATCACTTCCTCCGGGGGAGATTTTTTCGAGTTGGGAGAAAACGAGGCAATTTTTCTCCCGCCCGACCTTTATATGATTTCGGAGCTACTTCCGGCGAAGGGCGGCGTATTTGAGAGTTATATTTTCTTTTTTCAGGATTCTCTAATTGAGGAATTTTTAAAGACGAAAAGAGTTCGGCTCGTGTCCGATTCCGTCGGCGATCTTTTTCGGATACCTTACGGTGGAGGCTTAAAGCTGTATGCGGAAAATCTTAGACCTTTATTTGCCAGTCTCGGACGCAAATCGGACGGGTTGCTTCGGATCAAACTTTTGGAAGCTTTGCAGATTTTTGCAAGTTCGGATAAAACCGGGATTTTCCCGGATTGGTTATTCAAGGTTTCGAAGGATAGGCATCGCGATTTGAAAGGATTTATGGAAAAAAATTTCGATAAACCGCTTACCGTCGAGGACTTTGCAGCGCTGACCGGTCGAAGCATTTCTTCCTTTCAAAGAGATTTTAAACGAAGATACGGTATTAGCCCGAAAAAATGGCTAATCTCGCGTCGATTGGAAAAAGCGAAACGCTTGTTGGAAATAGGAGGCACGGGCGTAGCGGACGCCGCACTCGTGATCGGTTACGAAAATACCTCCCATTTTATCCGAGCCTTTCAGAACCAGTACGGCGTCACACCGGGTGAATTTTTAAAAAATCGCGGTTTGGTCGTATGA
- a CDS encoding putative quinol monooxygenase, whose amino-acid sequence MAFVRIGKFKAKQERVVEICLTYEKEAIPMIRKAEGNISAALLQEKTAPDSFLAISVWQTEEDAVAYERSGLAQEMVNKIRSDFAAPPTLITYNAFGI is encoded by the coding sequence ATGGCATTCGTTCGAATCGGTAAATTTAAAGCAAAGCAGGAAAGGGTAGTCGAGATTTGTCTGACTTATGAAAAGGAAGCTATTCCGATGATTCGAAAAGCCGAAGGTAATATTAGCGCGGCGCTTCTACAAGAAAAGACAGCTCCTGATAGCTTTTTGGCAATTTCCGTTTGGCAAACCGAAGAAGATGCAGTGGCGTACGAAAGGAGCGGCCTTGCCCAAGAAATGGTAAATAAGATCCGGTCGGACTTTGCAGCTCCTCCTACGCTAATAACATACAATGCTTTTGGAATATAG